The sequence below is a genomic window from Cerasicoccus sp. TK19100.
GATCCTTTCGCTCGGAATCATAATCCGGGTCATTGATTCGATTGATGCACTCGTTGGGGTCCTTTTCTAAGTCATAAAACTCGTCGCTTTCGTAGAGTCGCATGATTAGTTTGAATCTATGTGTGCGGCACATTACGGCCTTACCGTGTGCGGTGAAATCTTCTGTTTGGATTCGTGCGCGCGGTGCATACAAATTAGTCGGATCATCTAAATCATCGGACTCGGCACAGTGGGATTCTTTGTCGCAGCGGCCTCCTTCTGTGAAGACTGCGTCTCTGTGCTCGCCCGACGGGTCTTTCAGTAATGGAAGAAGTGTACGGCCAAAATGTGTGTACTTAGGTTTAATGCCTACCATGTCGTAGACCGTCGCCGGGAAATCGACTAACTCGACAAGTGCATTGCATATGCCGGATTGACTCTTTGCTTTTGCCGGTGGCTTAATAATTAAAGGCACTCGAACAAGACAATCCTCCATTAAGTTTTGTGCTTTTTCGACAAGACCGTAGTCACCGGTAAAGTCTCCATGGTCAGAGAAGAGGAAGAACGCGGTCTCGTCGTAATGTCCCGATTGCTGTAATGCTGTTAGCAGTATGCCCGCCTGATCATCCACGCGCGCACACATTTCGTAGTAGGTTGCTCTTAATTCAGACCACCATTTTTCGGGTTTATCTGTAAGTCCTAAGCCATCGAGTAGCTGCTGGTGCATGCGAGGTTTTCCATGGGTCGATTCTGCGGTAATCCTGCTAGGGATTTGATTCCGCTGGACCGAACCGTAGTAGGGTTGCTCGACACCGTATGGTGGATGAGGATACTGAATTGAAAGGAAAACGCAGAAGGGTCTGCTATCGTTGTAACTTTCAATAAAGTTTTGGGCCGCTAATACATGGGACCAGTCGCTATCTAAATATACATCTTCACCTTCGTTTTTCTTCAGTTCGCCCGCATAAAATGAAAAGTCAGGTTTTTGTGGCGTTCCTTTTCTCCATGACTGGTCAATGTGAAGATTTTTGTGGGTTTCTTCTGGCAGATGCCGTTCGTCGCATAGCTCTGAAAAGGCATCTTCATCTGACATTAGATCGTTCTTTCCTCCCCACCAAATATAGTAGCCTGCGTTCTTCAGTTCGCGCAAAAGGCAGGGTTCATCGCGTGTCAGAGGATGATTCATGCTACGATGTCCTCGGGTGTGGGGGTACCATCCAGTCATGAATGAGCATCTGCTTGGGGTGCATACTGGATTCTGGCAGTAGGCTTGGGAGAAAGAAACTGCATCCTCGGATACCAAGCGGTCGATGTTTGGTGTGACGGCTGCCGGGTTTCCCAAATGTCCCATGACATCACCTCTCCATTGGTCGGGGATGAAAATTACTAAATTGGGGCTATTACTCATGCGGCATGAACTGTTTATGAAAACACTGTGCTGCATAAATAAATAAAATAATCAATACAGGGCAAGGCTATTATGCCGTCAAATCTCACTCGATGCAAAATTTTGGGCCTACCTCCTAATCGCTTAGGTTATTCACTTAACTCGTCCAGGAACTGTGGTTCCAGCCGGTACCTGGTTCCTGGGGATGCTTTTTCCTCGCCCTCTAGTAGCTCCAAGGCGCGAGTAAGTGTGTTTTCCACTCGGTAGCCTAGCCAGTGCACATCTGGGTCTAGCTTTTTTGCTGGGGCTGGCCAGTTCATGTGAGCCACAACGCAAATATCTTTCCCCGGTCGCAGGCCGCGATCGCGAATCGCCTTTAGCACTCCTGGGGCAAGGTTTTCATCGGCTACCATGAGCGCATTGGGGCGCTTTGATCGCGGTGCCTCGAGTAGTAGGCGAGTTATTTTTTCTGAGAGGTTGAGCGGGGCTCGGGGTAACTGGTAAAGCCAATAGTCGTGTATTTCAAAGCCCTTAGTGCGAAAATAATCGATGTCATACCGGACTGGCGGGATCGTTAGCCAAGCGAGGCGTGTTGCCTTGTTTGCCTTAAAGCGGTCTAAAGCCTTCTCCACGAATAGATCGTAAGAAGAATTAATCATGGTGACGCTCGGGTTTATGTCAAAAAGAGCGTCGGGCACAAAGATTGATGTTAGTGGTATGCTGGTTTCTTGAAATTGGGTATCAGCATAAATTTCTACGGCTTCCAGTGATGCAATGACTCCTGCTAGACGACAATGACGGATGTCCTCTTTCAATTGCTGCCATGTGTCGCTTCTCTTTTGTCGATTTACATTATAGTACCGCTTAAAGCTATAGCTTTCAAAATTATTAAACACGGAAGGAACTGATCTGTCTAGTAGGCGATTGAAGCGAGGCCAGTCTTCATCCTTTGGGGATTGCTGGTAGACGAGTCCAATGCGATGCAGGTGCGGTGGCTTTCCCCCCACGAAAAGTCCCCCGCGCTCCACGCTGCGCAAAAAGCCTTCTTCCTTAAGCTGGTTGATCGCATTCTGGATTGTGAATCGGCTGACTTGAAAGCGCTCCGATAATTCATTGTAGGTCGGGAGTTTTTCATCTTTTCGCAGCAAGCCGGACGTTATTTCATTCCGCAGCGTGTCGGTAACTCGTCCGGTGCGGGTTTCTTGCCATTTCCACTTGGGTGTGTGGTTGGTGTCTTTTTTGGCCATTGGTAGAATCCTCGTATGCCCTGAATGATAATCAATACTGAAATGTGTCGAACGCGCGAAGTGCGCGGTCCAGGGAGTGTTTGTTGCTTAGGGGGATTGACCTGTTGTGGGTTGCTTCCAGTTGGTTTGGCCGCTGGATTGGGATTGGGAGGGGCAGGTTTCGTGCAGAAAGAATGGGCAACGATTTCTAGTGCAGAAAATAAAAGAATAATAATCTTTACAGATGGCGGGTCGTGGACTAAAAATCTATCCATCAATAACCCCAGATAGCATATGTTTACCCCGAAAAATGATTATCCCTTAAGGCTTAGGAGGGCATTTACTCTGACAGAGATGCTTGTAGCCATGGCGATTGTGGCGATTCTTGCCACAATTCTTATTCCCGCAATTTCAAGTGCTTTGCAGAGGTCACGGAGTGTAACATCAATTTCGAATATGAAGCAAATCGGTGTTGCTGCTACGTTGTTTAGCCAGGATCGGAACGGTTCTATTCCATCAGCCTGGGATGCGGCGAACTCGAGGTCTTGGATGCAGCAATTGCAAGCATATGAGCTAGCGTATAAAGAGTCTCAAGATTACATGTTTTGCCCGCTTATGGTTAGTAAGAACGCTTCTGATAATACCACTAAGGTTACGTCTTACGCCATGAATAATCAGATTGGAGATCGCACTGGTAAGAAGGCATGGGAGGGAATTAATACAATTTTCCAGTGCGTTAACCCCAGCGATACGGCCTTGCTCTTCAATTCGTTTTATCATTCCGGCGGGACTAGTTGGAAATTTTCAGCCACTTCAAATCAAAGCTCAAATCTTGTGATCCCTGCCGACGGGGAAAGCGTTTACGTGCTGTTCTTGGATGGATCTGTTCAAGCAATACCTGCCACTGATGGACGCTTGCCTGGGGGTACGGACGAAGTCGATGCGGATAAGCGCAAGCTTTTCTGGAATGGTCGCTAACCCGGGCTTTTCCTCCCTACGCAATTATATTTTCCACATGAAGAATCCTATTACCAGTTTGTACAAAGCTTCATTTATATCGATATGCCTAATAGCTTGTTCGGTGCATGCTTCCTCCATGCTGCTGGAAGACAGCTTTAATGAGCCCAAAAAGCTGAATGAAGAGCTTTGGGCTGCGGATCGCACCAGCGGAGCCTATTCGCCAGTTTCTATATGGAAGCATAAGTTAAGGCTGTTTGTTACTGGTGACCGATCGAACCAGAGAGTCGGAGTCACATCTCGACAAGCTGACATCGATCCATCACAGACTCTGATCAAAGTTCATTTGCAGGGCTTAGATGTTGGCGGTGAAGCTTCGGCAGGTCCAGGCTCTTCAACATTCTACGCAATGGTGGGGGCAACTGAGGGACTCGACTCTTTATACCCTGCGGAAGATGCGCAATCCGGTCGCTTTAACCGGGATCATGGAGCTCTGGCACTACTCATACATCGTAAGCAATCAGAGACTACTCTCGAAGTCGTTGACTATGGTGACGGCATTGAACGGGTTACATTCGAGCTGCCGGGAGTGCCAACCGATATTAGCTGGACCATTGATGGAACTGGAATAAGCAAGCTCTGGTCTGTCGATGCTTTAGGGCTCACCGGAGATGGAAAGAATCGTTTCCGAATTCGTGAGGATGGTTTGTTCAACCAATATGGCGGGAATGCGGATTCTCGCATCTCATTGGGTAGTATGAACTTTGGCGGAGACTGCCCTCCGCAGGGAAGTCGTTATACTTTGGAATCGATTACCGTAGAAGCTATTGACAAGAAATCTACTGCCGAGGTTGAGGCAACAACTCAAGACCTGAGAGAGGCAATTGACTATATGAAAAACATGAAGTGGTCGCAGACGCGCCAACCAACACTGGCTTCATTGGTTGATGTGCCTGCTGGCAAGCATGGCTTTGTGCAGGTCAACCCAGAAACCAAGCGACTCATGTTTGAGGACGGTACGCCAGCTAGCTTTTACGGCATTGCCCACCGCCGATTCGCCAATAGCAGAGATGCAACGCCAGAGGAAATGGTGACCATGCTCGACGACGTGCAAGCGCTTGGGGTCAATCAAATCCGATTACAATTATTCCCGAATGTCATTCAGCGAGATGGGGCAGGTACGTTGGATGAAGCTGTGCTCGATAACATGGATCGCTTTATTGCACTGGCCAAAGAAAGAGGCATATACATTCACTTGAACCTGACTATGTCGGCAGTGAAGCGAGGTATTTATCCCAAGGAGATCAGCCTCGAGGATGAAATGCTTAACGAAGGCGTGTTGGACTTGCGCAAGCAATACATGTCAAAGCTCCTGACTCATGTGAATCCATACACTGGCATCGCCTACAAAGACGAACCGGCAATCATGGCTCTGCAACTTGGTAATGAAATGCCGGTATACAGCCGCGCATGGGCCGGTAAGCGAATGGAGGGGCAGCGCGGCTGGGCGAAAATGAGCGCGGAGACTCGTGAACAGATTGAACCAATCTGGAATCAATATTTGCGCGATCAATATTCGAGTCGTGAGGAATTGAAGGACGCCTGGGGTGAGGAGTTGCTTTCGGACGAGGATCCCTACAAGGGAACCGTTGCACTGACGAACCCGTTCTATCCTGTGCCTCAGCATAAAAATGAGAAAGCGACCATTCGGGAGGTCGATGCAACTGCTTTTGCCGATTACCTGCTAGCCCGGCATTATCGCCAGATGAAAGAGTTCATCCGTAATGAAGTCGGTGATCGTAAGCACCTGATATCAGACAACGCATGGATTCGCGGCTCTGTAGGAATGCGTGAGGCAGCCCATAGTGAACTCGAATTGATGGACCTGCAGCACTACTGGCCTCATTTATCCTATCATCGGGTGCCTGCCGAGAATCATAACCTGTCACCACTCAAAGATTTTGGGCAACTCATGATCAAGAGCCTGCTCACGGGGC
It includes:
- a CDS encoding cellulase family glycosylhydrolase; the protein is MLLEDSFNEPKKLNEELWAADRTSGAYSPVSIWKHKLRLFVTGDRSNQRVGVTSRQADIDPSQTLIKVHLQGLDVGGEASAGPGSSTFYAMVGATEGLDSLYPAEDAQSGRFNRDHGALALLIHRKQSETTLEVVDYGDGIERVTFELPGVPTDISWTIDGTGISKLWSVDALGLTGDGKNRFRIREDGLFNQYGGNADSRISLGSMNFGGDCPPQGSRYTLESITVEAIDKKSTAEVEATTQDLREAIDYMKNMKWSQTRQPTLASLVDVPAGKHGFVQVNPETKRLMFEDGTPASFYGIAHRRFANSRDATPEEMVTMLDDVQALGVNQIRLQLFPNVIQRDGAGTLDEAVLDNMDRFIALAKERGIYIHLNLTMSAVKRGIYPKEISLEDEMLNEGVLDLRKQYMSKLLTHVNPYTGIAYKDEPAIMALQLGNEMPVYSRAWAGKRMEGQRGWAKMSAETREQIEPIWNQYLRDQYSSREELKDAWGEELLSDEDPYKGTVALTNPFYPVPQHKNEKATIREVDATAFADYLLARHYRQMKEFIRNEVGDRKHLISDNAWIRGSVGMREAAHSELELMDLQHYWPHLSYHRVPAENHNLSPLKDFGQLMIKSLLTGRVSPDGTVNAFDITEFSAHLDSGNPGEIFPVHSVFARVLGADGQMAWIYYDDESYWEHWFGFNKKYSSLPDRLIPFAASALIWRQNIPEADVRTLAKLYSTVQGDGMPAPVMANIDRDGSLFEGVRMKDPNFSPDPDLIQLDWEQGSMIVDEPAWCLYVGKGDFECANLKFTPDDPNQRYVIAAFALDQSDFESTPRVRLFVNTPGRLKLGDWVENRRILACGREWQAFREFNPVNGEILVDEVEDIFFYDFIDPRLESVFAEIK
- a CDS encoding sulfatase-like hydrolase/transferase gives rise to the protein MQHSVFINSSCRMSNSPNLVIFIPDQWRGDVMGHLGNPAAVTPNIDRLVSEDAVSFSQAYCQNPVCTPSRCSFMTGWYPHTRGHRSMNHPLTRDEPCLLRELKNAGYYIWWGGKNDLMSDEDAFSELCDERHLPEETHKNLHIDQSWRKGTPQKPDFSFYAGELKKNEGEDVYLDSDWSHVLAAQNFIESYNDSRPFCVFLSIQYPHPPYGVEQPYYGSVQRNQIPSRITAESTHGKPRMHQQLLDGLGLTDKPEKWWSELRATYYEMCARVDDQAGILLTALQQSGHYDETAFFLFSDHGDFTGDYGLVEKAQNLMEDCLVRVPLIIKPPAKAKSQSGICNALVELVDFPATVYDMVGIKPKYTHFGRTLLPLLKDPSGEHRDAVFTEGGRCDKESHCAESDDLDDPTNLYAPRARIQTEDFTAHGKAVMCRTHRFKLIMRLYESDEFYDLEKDPNECINRINDPDYDSERKDLYQRILRHLFETADIVPQTTQARDIPQSHFPLGNAISRQLTACH
- a CDS encoding type II secretion system protein gives rise to the protein MFTPKNDYPLRLRRAFTLTEMLVAMAIVAILATILIPAISSALQRSRSVTSISNMKQIGVAATLFSQDRNGSIPSAWDAANSRSWMQQLQAYELAYKESQDYMFCPLMVSKNASDNTTKVTSYAMNNQIGDRTGKKAWEGINTIFQCVNPSDTALLFNSFYHSGGTSWKFSATSNQSSNLVIPADGESVYVLFLDGSVQAIPATDGRLPGGTDEVDADKRKLFWNGR
- a CDS encoding GntR family transcriptional regulator; the encoded protein is MAKKDTNHTPKWKWQETRTGRVTDTLRNEITSGLLRKDEKLPTYNELSERFQVSRFTIQNAINQLKEEGFLRSVERGGLFVGGKPPHLHRIGLVYQQSPKDEDWPRFNRLLDRSVPSVFNNFESYSFKRYYNVNRQKRSDTWQQLKEDIRHCRLAGVIASLEAVEIYADTQFQETSIPLTSIFVPDALFDINPSVTMINSSYDLFVEKALDRFKANKATRLAWLTIPPVRYDIDYFRTKGFEIHDYWLYQLPRAPLNLSEKITRLLLEAPRSKRPNALMVADENLAPGVLKAIRDRGLRPGKDICVVAHMNWPAPAKKLDPDVHWLGYRVENTLTRALELLEGEEKASPGTRYRLEPQFLDELSE